A DNA window from Hordeum vulgare subsp. vulgare chromosome 1H, MorexV3_pseudomolecules_assembly, whole genome shotgun sequence contains the following coding sequences:
- the LOC123413650 gene encoding uncharacterized protein LOC123413650 produces the protein MIRMEAKLVVILAACMLFSFSNIGNAQPCTPSDLLVNHTTMPGKFGGHPHYLVTVENRCICTQLGVKLACAGFNSTVSVGPVGVITPNGDDALCTLNSGQPMHANETVLFTYASSMKISFMPISSYVDCSIAPSPAPQAA, from the exons ATGATCAGGATGGAGGCCAAGCTCGTGGTGATCCTTGCGGCCTGCATGCTGTTTTCCTTTAGCAACATAG GCAATGCACAGCCGTGCACACCGTCGGATCTCCTCGTCAACCACACCACCATGCCAGGGAAGTTCGGAGGGCACCCGCATTACCTGGTGACAGTGGAGAACAGGTGCATATGCACGCAGCTTGGCGTGAAGCTGGCGTGCGCGGGGTTCAACTCCACCGTCAGTGTCGGCCCGGTCGGCGTGATCACGCCCAACGGGGACGACGCGCTCTGCACCCTCAACAGCGGCCAACCCATGCATGCAAACGAGACGGTCTTGTTCACGTACGCGTCGAGCATGAAAATCAGCTTCATGCCCATCTCGTCGTATGTCGACTGCTCCATCGCCCCCTCGCCGGCTCCGCAGGCCGCGTGA